In Halobacteriovorax marinus SJ, the following proteins share a genomic window:
- a CDS encoding response regulator, whose product MEKNQLDCLIIDDDPGICRVLKSYCENLGVFRHIIIAGDGVLGCNKLRNQKFGLILLDVNMPKKSGLDVINELGTDQLNRIEDVIIVSGELDKDKITSILGSGVKNFIIKPFKEEQFQEKVLPIIKKNFSKNSK is encoded by the coding sequence ATGGAAAAGAATCAGCTCGATTGTCTTATTATTGATGATGACCCAGGTATCTGTAGGGTTCTAAAATCTTATTGTGAAAATCTAGGTGTCTTTAGGCATATCATCATTGCTGGTGATGGAGTGCTTGGCTGTAATAAATTAAGAAATCAAAAATTTGGACTTATTCTTCTCGATGTCAATATGCCAAAGAAGAGTGGTCTCGATGTCATTAATGAGCTTGGTACAGATCAGCTCAACCGAATAGAAGATGTAATTATAGTCTCGGGTGAGTTAGATAAAGATAAAATCACATCTATCCTTGGTAGTGGTGTTAAGAACTTCATTATTAAGCCCTTTAAAGAAGAGCAATTTCAAGAGAAAGTTCTTCCAATTATTAAGAAGAACTTCTCAAAGAATTCAAAGTGA
- a CDS encoding leucine-rich repeat domain-containing protein, whose product MAVKLIKLRKNQNRFPLDEISDLSKYSGLEIIGGSMAELPDFLESALHLETLSINIPELVQLPGFIYKMPHLKILKIKNSKIASLDCKSIHFENLELLDLSNNKMTSLPNWTYDLKKLSELFASGNEINNIENGIGELKNLKRINLDKNKLTSIPRELAQLKKLNHLSLENNLFSEETKNELFLNYKIWFN is encoded by the coding sequence ATGGCAGTAAAACTCATTAAGTTGAGAAAGAATCAAAATCGTTTTCCTCTAGATGAAATTAGTGATCTCTCAAAGTACTCAGGACTAGAAATTATAGGAGGCTCTATGGCAGAGCTTCCCGATTTCTTAGAGTCAGCACTTCACTTAGAAACTCTCTCTATAAATATCCCTGAACTTGTACAGCTTCCAGGGTTTATTTATAAAATGCCTCACTTAAAAATTCTCAAGATTAAGAATTCCAAAATTGCATCATTAGATTGTAAGAGTATTCACTTTGAAAATTTAGAACTTCTTGATCTTAGTAATAATAAAATGACTTCACTTCCAAATTGGACATATGATCTGAAGAAACTTAGCGAGTTATTTGCTAGTGGCAACGAGATCAATAATATTGAAAATGGCATAGGTGAACTTAAGAATTTGAAAAGAATAAATCTAGATAAGAATAAGCTAACGTCAATTCCAAGAGAGTTGGCCCAGCTAAAAAAACTCAACCACCTTTCATTAGAAAATAATCTCTTTAGCGAAGAGACAAAGAATGAGCTCTTTTTAAATTATAAGATTTGGTTTAATTAA
- the pgsA gene encoding CDP-diacylglycerol--glycerol-3-phosphate 3-phosphatidyltransferase, translating to MTSHNNEWDIDNLPNRLTIFRVLLIPIIVTSILLILSDFKTFEPYHYHLGYLAAWTFVAASITDFFDGYIARKRGIVTVFGSFLDPIADKFLVVSSLILLQALGRIPALLVIILVLREIYITALRLLAMEKGFKVPVDNSGKWKTALQMVSIPMLFAFDHPFGIPFPALGTAFIYIAALLSLYSACFYSFNTMKKLKSARNEAKAQRIKEKSKGEQAEAFPAPGETK from the coding sequence ATGACTTCACATAATAATGAATGGGATATAGATAACCTACCAAACCGCTTGACTATATTCCGCGTGCTTTTAATTCCCATTATCGTCACATCGATACTACTGATTCTTTCGGACTTCAAAACATTTGAGCCCTATCACTATCACTTGGGATATTTGGCTGCGTGGACTTTTGTTGCGGCATCCATCACGGATTTCTTTGACGGCTATATTGCTAGAAAAAGAGGTATTGTCACAGTCTTTGGTTCTTTTCTAGATCCAATCGCTGACAAATTTCTCGTAGTGAGCTCACTTATTCTCCTACAAGCGCTTGGAAGAATCCCCGCTCTCTTAGTTATTATTCTAGTGCTTAGAGAAATATACATTACAGCACTCAGGCTACTGGCCATGGAAAAAGGATTTAAAGTTCCAGTCGATAATTCTGGTAAGTGGAAAACTGCACTACAGATGGTATCCATTCCTATGCTCTTTGCATTTGACCATCCTTTTGGAATACCTTTTCCGGCACTAGGTACAGCATTTATCTATATTGCCGCACTTTTATCACTTTACTCAGCTTGTTTTTATTCATTTAATACTATGAAGAAATTAAAGAGCGCTCGAAATGAAGCCAAGGCCCAAAGAATTAAAGAAAAATCAAAGGGTGAGCAAGCCGAAGCATTTCCAGCGCCAGGAGAAACAAAGTAA
- a CDS encoding Crp/Fnr family transcriptional regulator produces the protein MSADIIELKAGEYLIREGEESAQMYYLQSGSLAVYKVRGGAENQIGTIYSGELVGEMSFLDKEPRSASVRAISEVKLLVIPVDKFEKYFNEQPSWYKALINTLLERLRKANARIRV, from the coding sequence TTGTCTGCTGATATTATCGAATTAAAAGCTGGTGAATATTTAATTAGAGAGGGAGAGGAGAGTGCTCAAATGTACTATCTTCAAAGTGGCTCTCTAGCCGTTTACAAAGTCCGTGGTGGAGCAGAGAATCAGATTGGCACAATCTATTCTGGTGAGCTTGTTGGCGAGATGTCTTTCTTAGATAAGGAACCTAGGAGTGCTTCAGTAAGGGCCATCAGTGAGGTAAAACTCTTAGTTATTCCTGTTGATAAATTCGAGAAGTATTTTAATGAACAACCATCTTGGTATAAAGCGCTTATCAATACGCTTCTAGAGCGACTAAGAAAAGCGAATGCTAGAATTAGAGTTTAA
- a CDS encoding PilZ domain-containing protein — MERHLNLIKTDFEQTEKRIFPRFPFNYLTFKNSGSDALVFEIKDISFTGMQLCLKDGGHSFTNDSDISGTLHWQKASLDATGTVKWVSGKRIGVEFSHSDEFEAKVKNFLSIENMIDSLRPIHEFSAGIEVPANLKFWLRADGPFEVFVWRHNDGELSRFQFLMMERFVEWEDGVGVKTGRIISKRDLDTPLLTEDELVFSVDEGVNTDAISFAQDILENIGPEFLPEEAKEFLKLKLNS; from the coding sequence ATGGAACGACATTTAAACCTAATAAAGACTGATTTTGAACAAACTGAGAAGAGAATATTTCCCAGGTTTCCATTTAATTACCTCACTTTCAAAAACTCGGGAAGCGATGCGCTGGTTTTTGAAATTAAAGATATTTCTTTTACAGGTATGCAATTATGCCTAAAAGACGGCGGACACTCATTTACAAATGATTCTGATATTTCTGGAACACTTCACTGGCAAAAAGCTTCTCTAGACGCAACTGGTACAGTTAAGTGGGTAAGTGGAAAGAGAATTGGGGTTGAGTTCTCCCATAGCGATGAGTTCGAGGCCAAGGTAAAGAACTTTCTCTCTATTGAGAATATGATAGATAGCCTAAGACCAATTCATGAATTTTCCGCAGGAATTGAAGTTCCTGCAAACTTAAAATTTTGGCTCAGAGCCGACGGTCCATTTGAAGTCTTTGTATGGAGACACAATGACGGTGAACTTTCTCGCTTTCAATTTCTCATGATGGAGAGATTTGTTGAGTGGGAAGATGGTGTTGGTGTTAAAACTGGTCGCATTATTAGTAAGAGAGACCTAGACACACCTCTATTAACTGAGGATGAACTTGTCTTTAGCGTAGATGAGGGTGTAAACACTGACGCGATTTCATTTGCTCAAGATATTTTAGAAAATATTGGACCTGAGTTTCTTCCAGAAGAGGCCAAGGAATTTTTAAAATTAAAATTGAATTCTTAA
- a CDS encoding ATP-dependent Clp protease ATP-binding subunit, which produces MNKFDSIITGSLDIAQSEALKRKNSTLSAVHLLWGLLTNPQTFSKKALAAHKKEVLKLLEALPTVSNAISVEQLRPDASLSEWLTFASSDVVQRGGESVGERDLLKYLPKIFPQLDIDYNEFANEESESEVPSFLINLNELAEQGKLDPVIGRTKEIRAVMEILGRRSKNNPILVGPAGVGKTAIVEGLAESIVKGNVPDVLEGKTVYSLEMGSLMAGTKFRGEFEERLQGLIKFLKEKAGECILFIDEIHQLVGAGKTDGAMDAANLLKPALARGELNCIGATTDEEYQKYILGDSALDRRFRSVPVLEPSTEDAVEILMGVRDKLEAHHGIKISDEAVYNSVFLSDQYIKDKNLPDKAIDLIDESASALKLSAEAMPSKLVDLESLIRSKKIYSKIEKNSAKEKELEREIAELEKDFSEQKNLWEKEVFSMKQVSTLKSDLERYKFELEQAERKQDYEKASELKYSLIPETEAELEKCAHEWVLGAKDIANVISRQKGIPVEKILKSKQENILKIEDYLRSKVYGQEEALHEISETLIASHAGLSDPSRPLGSFLFVGPSGVGKTETAKSVCEYLFNGPDNLIRLDMSEFSEKHSIAKLIGSPPGYIGHDEGGVLTEAVRKKPYSVILFDEIEKAHHDFSDILLQILDDGRLTDSKGRTVDFKNTIIMLTTNSKNLELDFKPEVLGRIDARLNFNELSEDVMHELVSKQVRLLNDRLTEKELTVELGDQLIDHISKLGYDPRYGARPLQSVFNRIVVRPLSKQILKGELGRDRIVLNWSDASGGELTFN; this is translated from the coding sequence ATGAATAAATTTGATTCGATTATTACAGGCTCTCTAGATATCGCTCAGTCTGAGGCCTTAAAGAGAAAGAACTCAACTTTGAGTGCAGTTCACTTATTGTGGGGACTTCTCACAAACCCTCAAACATTTTCTAAAAAGGCCCTGGCGGCTCATAAGAAAGAAGTTTTAAAGCTCTTAGAGGCCCTTCCTACGGTTTCTAATGCAATTTCTGTAGAGCAATTAAGACCAGACGCGAGTCTGAGTGAGTGGCTAACATTTGCTTCTAGCGATGTCGTGCAAAGAGGTGGCGAAAGTGTAGGAGAGAGAGACTTGTTAAAGTACTTACCAAAGATTTTTCCACAACTAGATATTGATTATAACGAATTTGCAAATGAAGAAAGTGAAAGCGAAGTCCCGAGTTTTTTAATAAATTTAAATGAACTAGCTGAGCAGGGGAAGCTCGATCCCGTTATAGGGAGAACAAAAGAAATTCGCGCAGTGATGGAGATTCTTGGTAGAAGATCCAAGAACAACCCTATTCTTGTGGGTCCTGCCGGTGTGGGAAAGACCGCCATTGTTGAGGGACTGGCCGAGTCTATTGTTAAAGGAAATGTTCCCGATGTCCTTGAAGGAAAGACTGTTTACTCCCTAGAGATGGGCTCTCTTATGGCCGGAACAAAGTTTAGAGGTGAATTTGAAGAGAGGCTTCAAGGACTTATAAAGTTTTTAAAAGAAAAAGCGGGAGAGTGTATTCTCTTTATCGACGAGATTCATCAATTAGTTGGTGCAGGTAAGACTGACGGTGCAATGGATGCTGCCAATCTTCTTAAGCCGGCACTTGCTAGAGGTGAACTCAATTGTATTGGTGCGACTACTGATGAAGAGTATCAGAAGTATATTTTAGGTGACTCAGCACTGGATAGAAGATTCAGATCAGTCCCAGTCTTAGAACCTAGTACAGAAGATGCTGTAGAGATACTTATGGGAGTAAGAGATAAGCTAGAGGCCCATCATGGAATAAAAATTTCTGATGAGGCAGTATATAACTCTGTCTTTCTCTCTGATCAATATATTAAAGATAAGAATCTTCCAGACAAGGCGATAGACTTAATAGATGAGTCAGCATCTGCACTCAAGTTATCAGCTGAGGCGATGCCATCTAAGCTTGTAGATTTGGAATCACTAATTCGCTCTAAAAAGATTTATTCAAAGATAGAAAAGAATAGTGCTAAAGAAAAAGAACTAGAGAGAGAAATTGCTGAATTAGAAAAAGATTTTAGTGAGCAAAAAAATCTATGGGAAAAAGAAGTTTTCTCTATGAAGCAAGTCTCCACATTAAAAAGTGATTTGGAGAGGTATAAATTTGAACTTGAGCAGGCCGAAAGAAAACAAGATTATGAGAAGGCCTCTGAATTAAAGTATTCACTTATTCCAGAGACAGAAGCAGAGCTAGAAAAGTGCGCTCATGAATGGGTATTAGGGGCAAAGGATATTGCCAACGTAATCTCCAGACAAAAAGGGATTCCTGTTGAGAAGATTCTAAAGTCTAAGCAAGAAAATATCTTAAAAATAGAAGATTATCTAAGATCAAAAGTCTATGGACAAGAAGAGGCCCTACACGAAATAAGCGAAACACTCATCGCTTCCCATGCTGGACTTAGTGATCCGAGTAGACCTCTTGGCTCATTTCTCTTTGTGGGCCCATCTGGTGTAGGGAAAACTGAAACAGCTAAGTCAGTCTGTGAATACCTTTTTAACGGGCCAGATAATCTTATACGTTTAGATATGTCTGAGTTCTCAGAAAAGCATTCTATCGCAAAACTCATTGGCTCGCCTCCTGGTTATATTGGACACGATGAAGGTGGTGTTTTAACTGAAGCAGTGAGAAAGAAGCCTTATTCGGTTATTCTCTTTGATGAAATCGAAAAAGCTCATCACGACTTCTCTGATATCTTACTTCAGATTCTAGATGATGGAAGGCTAACTGATAGCAAGGGAAGAACAGTTGATTTTAAAAATACAATTATAATGTTAACGACAAACTCAAAGAATCTTGAACTGGATTTCAAGCCTGAAGTTTTAGGACGTATTGATGCTAGACTCAACTTTAACGAATTAAGTGAAGATGTTATGCATGAACTTGTCTCTAAGCAAGTCAGACTATTGAACGATAGATTAACTGAGAAGGAACTAACAGTTGAGCTTGGCGATCAGCTTATCGATCATATTTCTAAACTAGGCTATGATCCTCGCTATGGTGCTCGACCACTTCAGTCTGTCTTTAATCGAATTGTAGTTCGACCTCTCTCTAAACAGATACTTAAGGGCGAGCTTGGAAGAGATAGAATTGTTCTAAATTGGTCAGATGCTTCTGGAGGAGAGCTCACTTTCAACTAA
- the panD gene encoding aspartate 1-decarboxylase, producing MRELLQSKIHKAIITEADISYVGSVTIDPDLLDKIDLWPGQKVLIVSNTSGARLETYVIEGSRGSGEICINGAAAHLIKKGEEVIIIGFQFSEKPIEPKCILVDKENKFIRYL from the coding sequence ATGCGCGAATTGCTGCAGTCTAAAATTCATAAGGCCATCATTACTGAAGCCGATATTTCTTATGTTGGTAGTGTCACTATCGACCCTGATCTATTGGATAAAATTGACCTTTGGCCTGGCCAGAAAGTCCTCATTGTCTCTAACACATCTGGTGCTCGTCTAGAAACATATGTGATTGAAGGAAGTCGTGGCAGTGGTGAAATCTGCATCAACGGTGCAGCAGCACACCTTATTAAAAAAGGTGAAGAAGTAATCATCATCGGTTTTCAATTCAGTGAAAAGCCAATTGAACCAAAGTGTATCCTAGTCGACAAAGAGAATAAATTTATTCGCTATCTCTAA
- the serB gene encoding phosphoserine phosphatase SerB, whose translation MPKELNGKDVLIKVSGPDHPGITSELMSIIKKTNNSLLDMGQSVTHGLLSLSFVINIANENTEQDHVLKDLLFAANNLNLTLDYKVVEPKAKSQKTEKFILNCVSVEPLSAAFVCDISTILSKHGINIKRIDKVSPNEFKSLEISTQVPIGMNWQEVKAELLKTSNGHQVDVAFLKDDIFRRSKRLIVFDMDSTLIQTEVIDELADACGVGDEIRKITEEAMNGEIDFDESLIKRVSKLKGLEASKMKDILDSLPLTPGVEDFIHTIKTLGYKVAVISGGFTFFANALKEKLGLDYAFANELEIVNGKLTGNVVGTIINAEQKALLVKLIAQQESISLEQVVAIGDGANDLPMLATAGLGIAFHAKEVVKKEAEQHMSHGPMTSILYFLGITDSSELL comes from the coding sequence ATGCCAAAAGAATTGAACGGAAAAGATGTTCTCATCAAAGTCTCTGGCCCCGATCATCCAGGGATCACCTCAGAGTTAATGAGTATTATTAAAAAAACAAATAACTCACTCTTAGATATGGGTCAGTCAGTAACTCACGGACTTCTCTCTCTAAGCTTTGTGATTAATATCGCAAATGAAAATACAGAACAAGATCACGTACTCAAAGACCTACTCTTTGCTGCCAATAACCTCAACTTAACACTAGACTATAAAGTGGTGGAGCCTAAGGCAAAGTCACAGAAAACGGAAAAGTTTATTTTAAATTGCGTTAGTGTTGAACCTCTGAGCGCGGCCTTTGTCTGTGATATCTCAACAATACTTTCTAAACATGGAATCAATATAAAGAGAATCGATAAGGTCTCACCAAATGAGTTTAAGTCTCTAGAGATCTCAACTCAAGTTCCAATAGGAATGAATTGGCAGGAGGTCAAGGCCGAACTTCTAAAAACATCTAATGGTCACCAAGTAGATGTGGCATTTTTAAAAGACGATATTTTTAGAAGAAGTAAGCGCTTAATTGTTTTTGATATGGACTCTACTCTTATTCAAACTGAGGTCATCGACGAGTTGGCCGATGCTTGCGGTGTAGGTGATGAAATTAGAAAAATCACTGAAGAGGCCATGAATGGTGAAATTGATTTTGATGAGAGTCTAATTAAGAGAGTCTCTAAGCTAAAAGGTCTAGAGGCTTCAAAGATGAAAGATATTCTAGACTCTCTTCCACTGACTCCAGGGGTTGAAGATTTTATCCACACTATCAAGACTCTTGGTTATAAGGTTGCGGTTATCTCAGGTGGATTTACATTCTTTGCCAACGCTCTTAAAGAAAAGCTAGGACTCGATTATGCTTTTGCAAATGAGCTAGAAATCGTAAATGGTAAATTAACTGGAAATGTTGTTGGTACGATTATAAATGCCGAACAAAAGGCCCTCTTAGTTAAGCTCATCGCTCAACAAGAGAGCATATCTCTTGAGCAGGTAGTTGCCATTGGTGACGGTGCTAATGATCTCCCAATGCTGGCCACAGCAGGTCTTGGAATTGCCTTTCACGCCAAAGAGGTAGTAAAAAAAGAAGCTGAACAGCATATGAGCCACGGTCCAATGACAAGTATTCTCTACTTTTTGGGCATCACTGACTCAAGTGAATTACTTTAA
- a CDS encoding mechanosensitive ion channel family protein: MLKKIILILCLFTQFNLLASNYPAPTLESPRSTMNYFLKTMKGFKKGDQEGLNLAIKALNTSQLDQTSRVSTAKLAAKRLINTLDRLEYINIAKIPDKMKDSNLWIYKKERIIDHGNEIFLEISIARDSDKMWRFTPQTLSSIEDFEKSVRSNNVAKGVIELKSWKEKFKSFFPSWTSQRSFLILNGQWIALFALVFFGHILEKLIRLIIIARIKSIFESQNIHFTQKREGFFSPQGFFFFSIFWIFGLEFLELPDTILGPLLRIGYIAFTIASVFTITQIIDVICQYLEKKALESENKFDDVLIPLIRKSAKFLVYCFGIIFIGDSLTLDMKNILAGLGIGGIAFALAAKDTISNLFGSLTVLIDRPFSIGDWIVVDSKTEGTVIEVGLRSTRIKTFYDSIITLPNGSLTNATVDNLGKRTYRRYTTKLGAQYDTPVEKIEAFCEGIRQIILSHKWTRKDYFHVYFNGMGDSSLEILVYLFWRVPDWSAELQERHRLLIDILRLGRELGIDFAFPTQTLHLFNEEQKAKENCDFEALVYGKELAKGITETPISTKHHRSGKITSDEISL; the protein is encoded by the coding sequence ATGTTGAAAAAAATTATTCTTATACTCTGTCTTTTTACTCAATTTAACTTGCTTGCCTCTAACTATCCTGCACCAACTTTAGAGTCACCAAGATCTACGATGAATTACTTTTTAAAAACTATGAAAGGTTTTAAAAAAGGTGATCAAGAAGGTCTTAATCTGGCCATAAAGGCCCTAAACACAAGTCAGCTAGATCAGACCTCTAGAGTTTCGACAGCTAAGTTAGCGGCCAAGAGACTGATCAATACATTAGACCGTCTGGAGTATATAAATATAGCGAAGATTCCAGATAAAATGAAAGATTCAAATCTTTGGATCTACAAGAAAGAGAGAATTATTGATCATGGAAATGAAATATTCCTAGAGATATCTATTGCAAGAGATAGTGATAAGATGTGGAGATTCACACCTCAGACTCTCTCTAGTATCGAAGACTTTGAAAAGAGTGTACGCTCAAATAATGTCGCCAAGGGTGTTATTGAACTCAAGTCATGGAAGGAGAAGTTTAAATCATTCTTTCCAAGTTGGACTTCTCAGAGATCATTTCTTATTCTCAATGGCCAGTGGATCGCCCTCTTTGCCTTAGTCTTCTTTGGGCATATCTTAGAGAAGCTTATTCGACTTATAATCATAGCAAGAATCAAGTCAATCTTTGAAAGCCAAAATATACACTTTACACAAAAGAGAGAGGGCTTCTTCTCTCCACAGGGATTTTTCTTCTTTTCCATTTTCTGGATATTTGGACTAGAGTTTCTAGAGCTTCCGGACACGATACTTGGACCATTACTTCGAATTGGCTATATTGCTTTCACAATTGCAAGTGTCTTTACTATTACACAGATCATTGATGTCATTTGTCAGTACCTAGAAAAGAAGGCGTTGGAGTCAGAGAATAAATTTGATGATGTGCTCATTCCGCTCATTAGAAAATCTGCCAAGTTTCTTGTGTATTGTTTTGGAATCATCTTTATTGGGGACTCACTAACTCTAGATATGAAGAATATCTTGGCCGGTCTAGGGATCGGTGGTATTGCTTTTGCTCTAGCAGCAAAGGATACGATCTCTAACCTCTTTGGCTCGCTCACAGTTCTAATTGATAGACCTTTTAGTATTGGAGATTGGATCGTTGTTGATTCAAAGACTGAGGGAACCGTTATTGAAGTTGGACTTAGATCTACGCGAATTAAAACTTTTTATGACTCAATTATCACCCTCCCAAACGGATCACTTACAAATGCGACTGTAGATAATTTAGGAAAGAGAACCTACAGAAGATATACAACGAAATTGGGTGCTCAATACGATACTCCAGTTGAAAAAATTGAAGCTTTCTGTGAGGGAATTAGACAAATTATTCTCTCTCACAAGTGGACTAGGAAGGATTACTTTCACGTCTACTTCAACGGAATGGGTGATTCTAGTCTAGAGATTCTAGTCTATCTCTTTTGGCGTGTACCAGATTGGAGTGCGGAGCTTCAAGAGAGACATAGATTACTCATTGATATTCTAAGACTTGGTAGAGAGCTTGGAATTGACTTCGCCTTCCCAACACAGACTCTTCATCTCTTTAATGAAGAACAGAAGGCCAAGGAGAATTGTGACTTTGAGGCGCTAGTCTATGGTAAGGAATTGGCAAAGGGAATAACTGAGACTCCTATTAGCACAAAACACCATAGGAGTGGAAAAATCACAAGTGATGAAATTTCACTTTGA